A region from the Paraburkholderia youngii genome encodes:
- a CDS encoding tautomerase family protein — MVKAWPGKTEEQKRRQAEAITRDVMDILGYGAESVSVAFEEVTPDRWKQDVYRPDIKARSDRLYKKPGYKM, encoded by the coding sequence GGGAAGACCGAGGAACAAAAGCGACGTCAGGCCGAGGCAATCACTCGTGATGTGATGGATATCCTCGGATACGGCGCTGAGTCCGTCTCGGTCGCTTTTGAGGAAGTCACGCCGGACCGATGGAAGCAGGACGTCTATCGTCCCGATATCAAGGCACGTTCAGACAGGCTCTACAAAAAACCCGGATACAAAATGTAA
- a CDS encoding carboxymuconolactone decarboxylase family protein — MTNDRNLDGTGDAAGGSANIDGAADLDGIFSSPAVVKKLRTIAPSNYSAAQRFWQSAQTAPALTPRVKELILLALHATSTALDSDGVRRHADRAVAAGASEQDIFDVLLTIVGIANHALYFAVPVLMRELRSLGHPDAELPPITAESETVKEEFIRARGFWNDQRDVIVRAMPDYFTALAQLSAEPWTNGSLTDKERELVCIGIDCTVTHMYEPGLVIHIRGALKQGATRAEILEVFHLAAMTGLSGYILGAEALYGHDNPRQ, encoded by the coding sequence ATGACAAACGACCGAAATCTCGACGGCACAGGCGACGCAGCAGGAGGCTCGGCCAACATTGACGGCGCCGCAGATTTAGACGGCATCTTCAGCAGCCCGGCGGTAGTAAAGAAGCTTCGAACTATCGCGCCGTCGAACTACTCAGCGGCTCAGCGTTTCTGGCAATCGGCGCAAACGGCTCCAGCGCTGACCCCGCGCGTGAAGGAGCTAATCCTTCTGGCACTGCACGCAACCTCAACGGCGCTCGATAGCGATGGAGTTCGACGGCACGCCGATCGGGCGGTCGCGGCAGGCGCTTCCGAGCAGGACATATTCGACGTTCTGCTGACGATCGTCGGCATCGCTAACCACGCGCTGTACTTCGCGGTGCCGGTGTTGATGCGCGAATTGCGGTCGCTTGGCCACCCCGATGCTGAGCTTCCGCCGATTACTGCCGAATCGGAGACCGTCAAAGAAGAATTCATCCGCGCGCGCGGCTTTTGGAACGACCAGCGCGATGTCATTGTCAGGGCGATGCCGGACTATTTCACCGCTCTCGCACAGTTATCTGCCGAGCCCTGGACGAACGGTTCACTAACGGACAAAGAACGTGAACTTGTCTGCATCGGCATCGACTGCACGGTGACTCACATGTACGAACCGGGGCTGGTCATTCACATCCGAGGAGCCCTGAAGCAGGGAGCAACCCGGGCCGAGATTCTCGAGGTTTTCCATCTCGCTGCGATGACCGGCCTGTCTGGATACATCCTTGGCGCCGAGGCGCTTTACGGTCACGACAACCCTCGACAGTAA
- a CDS encoding SDR family NAD(P)-dependent oxidoreductase: MSGRLQGKVAIVVGAGQFPGQSVGTGRATALRFMQEGATVLAVDRNLDSARETIQLAGDTVGSSEAFESNVTVSESLKAAAEFAVARWGRIDILFYNVGVSIAGGDRPIDEITDDVFDRITSINLRGAVMAAKYVVPIMRQQQSGVVINVASVSAIETTRPNITYRTSKAGLIAFTQQLAIQHAEHGIRANAILPGVIDTPMSVDQRVKLLGGSREELVARRSREVPLRGQQGTGWDVANAAVFLASDEASFITGVSLPVDGGMLMRIGY, translated from the coding sequence GTGAGTGGACGACTGCAGGGCAAGGTTGCCATCGTGGTGGGCGCCGGGCAGTTCCCGGGCCAAAGTGTAGGAACGGGCAGAGCAACAGCCCTGCGATTCATGCAGGAAGGTGCAACCGTGTTGGCTGTCGACCGTAATCTCGATTCCGCCCGCGAGACGATCCAACTCGCCGGCGATACGGTCGGAAGCTCGGAAGCATTCGAATCGAACGTGACGGTCTCGGAAAGTCTTAAAGCGGCTGCCGAATTCGCGGTGGCGCGGTGGGGGCGTATCGACATCCTGTTTTACAACGTAGGTGTTTCAATCGCGGGTGGAGACCGCCCCATCGACGAGATCACCGATGACGTCTTCGATCGCATCACCAGCATTAACCTGCGCGGCGCCGTGATGGCTGCCAAATATGTCGTGCCGATCATGCGTCAGCAACAGTCGGGCGTGGTCATCAACGTGGCGTCCGTGTCTGCCATCGAGACAACGCGGCCGAACATTACCTACCGAACCAGCAAGGCCGGCCTGATTGCATTCACGCAGCAACTGGCCATCCAACATGCTGAGCATGGCATCAGGGCAAACGCGATCCTGCCAGGTGTCATCGACACGCCGATGTCCGTCGACCAGCGGGTGAAACTCCTCGGCGGCTCACGAGAGGAATTGGTGGCCAGGCGCAGCCGGGAGGTGCCTTTGCGCGGGCAGCAGGGAACTGGCTGGGACGTAGCCAATGCGGCAGTCTTCCTCGCCTCCGACGAGGCTTCTTTCATAACTGGCGTCAGCCTGCCCGTGGACGGCGGCATGCTCATGCGGATCGGCTACTGA
- a CDS encoding GMC family oxidoreductase N-terminal domain-containing protein, whose product MGTLYRANARVRRTKDVLISRKRIGGSSSINGMIYIRGHPDDFDNWQRLG is encoded by the coding sequence ATTGGAACTCTTTACCGAGCCAATGCCCGCGTTAGACGGACGAAAGATGTACTGATCTCGCGGAAAAGGATTGGTGGATCAAGCTCGATCAACGGGATGATATACATCCGTGGTCATCCTGATGACTTCGATAACTGGCAAAGGCTGGGATGA
- a CDS encoding IS5 family transposase (programmed frameshift), whose translation MAKPILDDELWALIEPLLPPPKPRRSRYPGRRPLDDRALLTGILFILQTGLRWDLLPREMGCGSGMSCWRRLRDWQAAGVWDRLHEVLLARLRAADQIDWSRVVVDSSSIRAVGAGPKTGPNPTDRARPGSKHHLITEAQGIPLAVILTGANRNDVTQLHPLVDAIPPIAGKRGRPLSKPRIVQGDRGYDHDKYRRPLHAAGIATEIARRGEPHGSGLGKTRWVVERTISWLHNFRRLRIRFERLAFIHEAFMKIACCIICWRKLKNSFC comes from the exons ATGGCTAAACCCATACTCGACGACGAACTTTGGGCACTCATTGAACCGTTACTGCCCCCTCCCAAACCAAGGCGAAGCCGTTATCCTGGGCGCAGGCCGCTCGATGATCGTGCGCTGCTCACTGGCATCCTATTCATCCTTCAGACAGGCCTGCGCTGGGACCTGCTGCCACGCGAGATGGGCTGCGGCAGCGGCATGAGTTGCTGGCGCCGTCTGCGGGACTGGCAGGCTGCTGGCGTCTGGGACCGACTGCATGAAGTCCTGCTCGCCAGGCTGCGCGCGGCTGACCAGATTGACTGGTCGCGTGTCGTCGTCGATTCCTCCTCGATCCGCGCCGTGGGCGCAGGTC CAAAAACGGGACCGAATCCCACGGACCGCGCGCGACCCGGTTCAAAGCACCACCTCATCACCGAAGCGCAGGGCATCCCGCTCGCGGTAATTCTCACGGGCGCCAACCGTAACGATGTTACCCAGCTTCACCCACTGGTTGACGCCATCCCACCCATTGCTGGCAAGCGTGGCCGGCCGCTTTCGAAGCCCCGCATTGTTCAAGGCGATCGGGGCTACGATCACGACAAATACCGCCGTCCGCTACACGCAGCCGGCATCGCGACTGAAATCGCCCGACGCGGCGAGCCCCACGGCAGCGGACTGGGCAAAACACGCTGGGTGGTCGAGCGCACCATTTCGTGGCTTCATAACTTTCGACGACTGCGCATCCGCTTCGAACGTCTTGCATTCATCCATGAAGCCTTCATGAAAATTGCCTGCTGCATCATCTGCTGGCGAAAGCTGAAGAACTCATTTTGTTAA
- a CDS encoding carboxymuconolactone decarboxylase family protein gives MRISKWTIEQQAQPAELVEAIVERRGGKLIDLDRALLWSEPLARAWNVYLKGVRTELGVSRKLRELGICTVALITGARYEYHHHAPDFLAAGGAQEELESLKAYLERNNIDALQGMDEDEALVVRYAEQMTRNVQVDDAFFETLRQRFNTQDLVEIPASISTYNMVARFLVALGITPEEEIR, from the coding sequence ATGCGTATCTCAAAGTGGACCATAGAACAACAGGCACAACCAGCTGAACTCGTCGAGGCGATCGTTGAGCGCCGTGGTGGCAAGCTGATAGACCTTGATCGCGCTCTGCTTTGGAGTGAACCGCTGGCCCGCGCCTGGAACGTGTATCTGAAGGGGGTGCGCACTGAGCTTGGGGTCAGCCGGAAGCTCCGGGAGCTGGGCATTTGCACCGTCGCGCTAATTACCGGTGCCCGCTACGAATATCATCACCATGCACCAGACTTCCTGGCTGCCGGTGGAGCGCAGGAAGAACTCGAATCATTGAAGGCATATCTTGAACGGAACAACATTGATGCGCTTCAGGGAATGGACGAGGACGAAGCGCTGGTTGTTCGCTATGCGGAACAGATGACGCGCAATGTACAAGTCGATGATGCTTTTTTCGAGACTCTGCGACAACGTTTCAACACGCAAGACCTCGTGGAAATTCCAGCGTCAATTTCGACCTACAACATGGTCGCGCGCTTTCTCGTAGCACTCGGTATAACGCCAGAAGAAGAGATCAGGTAA
- a CDS encoding arabinose transporter — protein MSHTPLASAAEGSVVATLMPVMTAVLVGFAIIGIALPGLPLHVSHRLGFGTFVVGLVAGAQFAASLVSRVWAGSYSDRRGAKRGVFAGLIAASAAGLLYLLSLAFVTVPALSVAILLIGRAVLGGAESFIITGAVAWGLGLVDKRHAGKVIAWVGTAMFAALALGSPIGATLYTLFGFVAIALITVLLPLIVLALLFRMPAVAPHAHTDHAPFGTIIGAVWLPGLGAALASIGYCTILAFSSLLYTERQWQPVWMAFTAFGVALIGARVIAGHLPDRFGGARVALIFVIVQATGMLLMGVAGTALLASAGAALAGLGYSLVYPGLGVEAVRGASARNRGMVMGLYTAFLDLAMAAGSPALGWVGGHAGLRAVFLVSAMTVVCTAGVAVKLLRQHRVAR, from the coding sequence ATGTCCCATACACCTCTGGCGAGCGCGGCCGAAGGTTCTGTTGTCGCTACGCTGATGCCGGTAATGACCGCCGTGCTCGTCGGCTTCGCGATCATAGGCATTGCGCTTCCGGGTCTTCCTTTACACGTGAGCCACCGTCTTGGCTTCGGGACCTTCGTAGTTGGCCTGGTGGCGGGCGCGCAGTTCGCCGCTTCGCTCGTCTCGCGTGTCTGGGCCGGGTCCTATTCCGATAGACGCGGCGCCAAGCGCGGCGTGTTCGCCGGTCTGATTGCAGCGTCAGCGGCAGGGCTGCTCTATTTGTTGTCGCTCGCCTTCGTTACGGTCCCGGCGCTATCCGTCGCGATCCTGCTGATCGGGCGCGCGGTGCTCGGCGGGGCGGAAAGCTTCATCATCACCGGTGCCGTCGCGTGGGGCCTCGGCCTCGTCGACAAGCGACACGCCGGGAAAGTGATCGCCTGGGTGGGGACAGCGATGTTCGCGGCATTGGCGCTGGGTAGCCCGATTGGAGCCACCCTGTACACATTGTTCGGATTTGTCGCGATAGCGTTGATCACGGTGCTGCTGCCGCTGATCGTACTCGCGCTCTTGTTCCGGATGCCGGCAGTGGCGCCGCACGCCCACACGGACCATGCGCCCTTCGGCACAATCATCGGAGCCGTCTGGCTACCGGGGCTGGGCGCAGCGCTGGCCAGTATCGGCTACTGCACGATCCTCGCGTTCAGTTCGCTCCTCTATACCGAGAGGCAGTGGCAGCCGGTTTGGATGGCTTTCACTGCCTTTGGTGTCGCACTTATCGGTGCGCGCGTGATCGCGGGTCATCTTCCTGACCGGTTCGGCGGTGCGAGAGTCGCTTTAATATTCGTGATAGTCCAAGCGACCGGTATGCTGCTGATGGGAGTTGCCGGGACGGCTCTCCTCGCGTCCGCGGGAGCCGCGCTTGCCGGTCTCGGCTATTCACTCGTCTATCCCGGACTCGGCGTTGAGGCAGTGAGGGGTGCATCGGCTAGAAATCGCGGGATGGTGATGGGCCTCTATACAGCATTCCTCGATCTGGCGATGGCCGCGGGCAGTCCGGCGCTCGGATGGGTGGGTGGGCACGCGGGCTTGCGTGCAGTTTTTCTGGTTAGCGCGATGACCGTCGTTTGCACCGCTGGCGTCGCTGTCAAGCTGCTTCGTCAGCACCGCGTAGCCCGATGA
- a CDS encoding MFS transporter, with product MQTLEQSKTSDEDESSVNAIGRSDESLERRTIGRATKRLVPFILLCYFIAYLDRTNIGIAALQMNKDIGITASQFGFGAGLFFLMYFSMEVPSNILMTRFGVRRWVARIMFTWGVVAAGMAFVKGANSFYAMRALLGAAEAGFFPAMLYYLTTWFPAAYRGRVISYLQVAGPMAFLIGGPISSALLGLDGFLGLRGWQWMFILEAVPAILLAGLVLSRLPDNPKSAKWLPSDEKDWLTFTLAAEEKRRMDVRQYSVLQAMLEPRILLLALVHFSIVLTVFGVGFFLPQIVKHFGLNNFRTGLVSTIPYIAGCAGIVWLGRRSDAKKERRLHTAVPLFVAAVALIAAATTQTLEVKMVAFSFVAFGAYGCVSAFWTLPSTFLSGTAIAGAIAIISCVGALGGFAGPWVMGLVKDATGSFSGGLYFLATMNVIAAVIILSLSSLKEYDAKRG from the coding sequence ATGCAGACGCTCGAACAAAGCAAGACGAGTGATGAAGATGAAAGCAGCGTCAATGCAATTGGACGTTCCGATGAATCTCTCGAACGGCGAACGATTGGGAGGGCAACAAAAAGGCTCGTTCCATTCATCCTCCTCTGCTATTTCATTGCATACCTGGACAGAACCAACATCGGCATTGCTGCGCTCCAGATGAACAAAGACATCGGGATCACCGCGTCTCAATTTGGATTCGGAGCGGGGCTGTTCTTCCTGATGTATTTTTCCATGGAAGTTCCCTCAAATATTTTGATGACCCGTTTCGGAGTTCGTCGGTGGGTCGCGCGTATCATGTTCACGTGGGGCGTCGTCGCGGCGGGAATGGCTTTCGTCAAGGGAGCGAATAGTTTTTACGCCATGCGGGCGCTACTCGGGGCGGCGGAGGCCGGTTTTTTCCCCGCAATGCTTTACTACTTGACCACATGGTTTCCTGCCGCGTATCGCGGCCGTGTGATTAGTTACCTGCAAGTCGCTGGCCCTATGGCGTTCCTCATTGGCGGTCCAATCTCAAGTGCTCTTCTCGGTCTCGATGGGTTTCTCGGATTACGTGGCTGGCAGTGGATGTTCATTCTCGAAGCGGTGCCCGCAATACTCCTCGCGGGGCTCGTTCTTTCCAGGCTGCCAGACAACCCGAAAAGTGCGAAATGGCTGCCCTCGGACGAAAAGGACTGGCTTACCTTCACGCTGGCCGCGGAAGAAAAGCGACGCATGGATGTCCGCCAGTACTCTGTACTGCAGGCGATGCTGGAACCGCGGATCCTCCTTCTGGCCCTTGTCCATTTCAGCATTGTTTTGACCGTGTTCGGCGTTGGCTTCTTCCTTCCACAGATTGTGAAGCACTTCGGCTTGAACAACTTCCGCACGGGGCTGGTGTCCACCATCCCGTACATCGCTGGATGCGCTGGCATTGTCTGGCTCGGCCGTCGGTCTGATGCCAAGAAAGAACGTCGGTTGCATACCGCCGTTCCGCTGTTCGTGGCGGCTGTCGCTCTGATCGCGGCTGCGACCACGCAGACGCTCGAAGTGAAAATGGTAGCCTTCAGCTTTGTGGCATTCGGCGCGTATGGCTGTGTTTCGGCATTCTGGACACTTCCATCGACGTTTCTGAGCGGTACTGCGATCGCTGGAGCGATAGCCATTATCAGTTGTGTTGGAGCTTTGGGTGGTTTCGCGGGACCTTGGGTGATGGGTCTCGTAAAAGACGCAACCGGTAGTTTCTCCGGAGGGCTGTACTTTCTTGCAACGATGAATGTCATCGCAGCCGTTATTATCTTATCCTTGTCGAGCTTGAAAGAGTATGACGCGAAGAGAGGGTAG
- a CDS encoding porin, with amino-acid sequence MRKLYCVGVGLVFGMTSGIALAQSSVTLYGIVDEGLNINTNSDGHRQYYLYSGVIQGSRFGLKGTEDLGGGLSAIFTIENGFDVNSGKLGQGGLMFGRQAYVGLSSPYGTLTLGRQYDSVVDYVGPLGAGEQWGGTYVAHPSDTDNLNNTARTNNAIKYTSANYGGLRFGGVYALGGVAGNVTRNQIWSLGAGYSNGPLTLGIGYLNVRNPNTSFYGAGGTVAPTVNGVPGSNFGASPTISGYASAHTQQVFAAGAAYGIGAATVGVVYSNVKFMSLGDRTSGPVPAGGISGTATFNNAELNFKYQITPALLAGASYVYTRNSGANGVEGATYNQGSLGVDYFLSKRTDVYAIGVYQKASGASSTGNAAVASINGITPSSNDRQAVFRVAIRHKF; translated from the coding sequence ATGAGAAAGCTGTATTGTGTAGGGGTCGGGTTGGTCTTCGGCATGACAAGCGGAATTGCGCTCGCCCAAAGCAGTGTTACCCTTTACGGTATCGTCGACGAAGGCCTCAATATCAATACCAACTCAGATGGTCACCGGCAATACTACCTCTATAGTGGTGTGATCCAAGGCAGTCGATTTGGTCTGAAAGGGACCGAAGATCTGGGCGGAGGACTTTCTGCAATATTCACAATCGAAAACGGCTTCGACGTCAATAGCGGGAAGCTTGGGCAAGGCGGCCTAATGTTCGGTCGGCAAGCTTATGTGGGGCTGTCGAGTCCATACGGCACCTTAACGCTGGGTCGCCAGTACGATTCGGTCGTCGACTATGTCGGTCCTCTTGGGGCGGGCGAACAATGGGGAGGCACATATGTCGCGCATCCAAGCGATACCGACAACTTGAACAATACTGCGCGGACGAACAACGCTATCAAATACACCAGCGCCAATTATGGCGGGCTGCGCTTTGGCGGGGTGTACGCTTTGGGTGGCGTTGCTGGAAATGTCACCCGCAATCAGATCTGGTCGCTGGGCGCTGGCTACTCGAACGGTCCGCTGACGTTAGGCATTGGATATCTGAACGTACGCAACCCGAATACTTCTTTTTATGGTGCTGGCGGTACTGTCGCGCCTACGGTAAACGGCGTTCCAGGATCGAATTTCGGCGCGTCGCCCACGATCTCAGGATACGCGTCAGCCCATACACAGCAGGTCTTCGCGGCAGGTGCGGCATACGGCATCGGGGCAGCAACGGTTGGGGTGGTCTATTCAAACGTCAAATTTATGTCGTTAGGTGACAGAACGTCAGGTCCAGTTCCGGCGGGCGGCATTAGCGGAACTGCGACGTTCAACAACGCGGAGCTGAACTTTAAATATCAGATTACCCCGGCACTGCTGGCTGGTGCTTCGTATGTCTACACAAGGAATAGTGGCGCAAATGGCGTGGAAGGCGCGACGTATAACCAGGGTTCGCTTGGCGTCGACTACTTCCTGTCGAAGCGAACAGATGTGTACGCAATCGGAGTGTATCAAAAGGCAAGCGGCGCCTCCTCGACTGGCAATGCCGCCGTCGCGTCAATTAATGGCATCACGCCATCGAGCAACGATCGACAGGCTGTATTCCGGGTGGCAATACGTCACAAGTTCTAG
- a CDS encoding amidohydrolase family protein translates to MPAEQQYCSEKSAVTNSSTHLPVRAEWLATHSEMALDPALPVIDSHHHLYDRPGSRYLFDDLLCDIRDGHNVRATVIVQARSMLRADVPAHLQPLGETEFANGVAAMSASGIYGDARVCAGIVGFADLTLGDAIRPVLERHISLAGGPIDTGGRFRGVRQSLTWDADASLTNPLYPTTQSMMDEPLFRRGFAHLAPLGLSFEAWVFFHQLSRVAGLARAFPQTQIVLNHCGGVLGIAAYANRQAEVFTHWKLGLQELADCPNVMVKLSGLGMRLGGFAFSDRERAPSSDELADAWRPWIDTCIDTFGPDRCMYGSNFPVDKGSYGYGIGLNALKRLTAEYSRDDRANIFWRSAQTFYRLPESSMVMSSSNR, encoded by the coding sequence ATGCCCGCTGAACAGCAATATTGTTCCGAGAAAAGCGCTGTGACCAACTCGTCAACGCACCTGCCCGTCCGCGCTGAATGGTTGGCCACGCACAGCGAAATGGCGTTGGATCCGGCTCTTCCGGTTATCGACTCGCACCACCACCTGTACGACCGGCCGGGCTCGCGGTATCTTTTCGACGATCTTCTGTGCGATATCCGCGATGGCCACAATGTTCGCGCCACGGTAATTGTGCAAGCCCGATCGATGCTTAGAGCTGATGTCCCAGCGCACTTGCAACCTCTTGGTGAAACAGAATTCGCCAACGGCGTCGCCGCCATGAGTGCGAGTGGAATCTACGGCGACGCTCGTGTTTGCGCCGGGATTGTTGGATTTGCGGATTTGACGCTGGGGGATGCCATTCGACCGGTGCTGGAACGCCACATCTCGCTGGCTGGCGGCCCAATCGACACGGGCGGTCGGTTTAGAGGCGTGCGACAGTCCCTGACCTGGGATGCAGACGCCTCGCTTACGAACCCCCTCTATCCCACTACGCAATCCATGATGGACGAACCCCTCTTCCGCCGCGGGTTCGCGCATCTTGCCCCATTGGGGCTGAGCTTCGAAGCCTGGGTTTTCTTCCACCAGCTTTCGAGGGTCGCCGGACTTGCGCGCGCATTCCCGCAGACCCAGATTGTGTTAAACCACTGTGGCGGAGTCCTCGGCATTGCAGCGTACGCGAATCGACAAGCCGAGGTTTTCACGCACTGGAAACTGGGTCTGCAGGAGCTAGCGGACTGTCCCAATGTCATGGTGAAACTTAGCGGTCTAGGGATGCGGCTTGGTGGTTTTGCGTTTTCGGACCGCGAACGCGCGCCCAGTTCTGACGAGCTTGCCGACGCCTGGCGCCCTTGGATCGACACGTGCATCGACACCTTCGGGCCCGACCGATGCATGTACGGCAGCAACTTCCCCGTTGACAAAGGTAGTTATGGCTATGGCATCGGCCTGAACGCGCTCAAGAGATTAACGGCAGAATATAGCCGTGATGACAGGGCGAACATATTCTGGCGCTCGGCACAGACGTTCTATCGCTTGCCGGAGTCGAGTATGGTTATGTCGTCATCGAACCGGTGA
- a CDS encoding GMC oxidoreductase: protein MIMAMKPMASRVIDERLPGKAIRTDDHWLEFMRKTCNTASHQTSTCRMGNDAMSVVDERLRVRVVDGLKVVDASIMPHVTSGHTNAPSLMIGAKGAAIIIVDAVSRARQLGISLLRHAPASFGAVVDDNSLRVLTGAPHWRPATRKLSRGME from the coding sequence ATGATCATGGCCATGAAACCGATGGCCTCCCGCGTCATAGACGAGCGACTTCCCGGCAAGGCGATTCGGACCGACGATCACTGGCTCGAATTCATGCGGAAGACATGCAACACTGCGTCGCACCAGACGAGCACGTGCAGAATGGGCAATGATGCAATGTCAGTCGTGGATGAAAGGCTTCGCGTGAGGGTGGTGGATGGATTGAAGGTAGTGGATGCGTCGATCATGCCGCACGTCACCTCTGGCCACACGAACGCACCGTCTCTGATGATCGGGGCGAAGGGCGCAGCGATAATCATCGTAGATGCGGTGTCCAGGGCGCGTCAGTTAGGTATAAGTTTGCTTCGACATGCACCCGCGTCTTTTGGAGCAGTCGTCGATGACAACTCGTTGCGCGTGTTGACAGGCGCGCCACACTGGAGGCCAGCAACGCGGAAGCTTTCGAGAGGCATGGAATGA
- a CDS encoding MFS transporter, with translation MKNAAKQDQTGDILVKFSEAVRKIGAISIGNLGEIYDFTVFGLSVPFLAKHFFPVGQPLAAILSTFAVYPVAFGARPFGGVLFGYLMDRVGRVRVLVITIWLMAAGTASIGLLPTYDTIGIAAPILLVAARFAQGLAMGGEFTGSMIYIVESAPQGRRGQWVGIAFTFATLPLAIATAILLGFQSLIGKADYLEWGWRIPFLFGGLIGIFGFVMRKGLDDPAEYELARKSAVFEDKYRGLTRSARKSMLYVAMLMPIQAVAAYLLLGFMYTFLMRQVGLDSKTALLANGAGILTYSLLGAAAGTLSDRFGRKRLLTAGALWIALVAYPSVWLAANGSLPWVVLGQIAIGIGIGLYGATCTVTSTELFPTQSRATAHALAYQITVAILGGTTPLMCAWLISALNTPLAPGWYVTGFAVVNLLLIQFLPETKDVLLSRSVCDDGHESGLHGIPERRTPGTLRT, from the coding sequence ATGAAAAACGCCGCAAAACAGGATCAAACAGGAGACATCCTAGTGAAATTCAGTGAAGCTGTGCGCAAAATTGGCGCCATTTCCATTGGGAATCTTGGTGAGATCTACGATTTCACTGTATTTGGACTGTCGGTCCCATTCCTGGCGAAACACTTTTTTCCAGTGGGGCAGCCCCTAGCGGCAATCCTGAGTACATTCGCTGTATATCCAGTCGCCTTCGGCGCGCGGCCATTCGGCGGCGTCCTGTTTGGCTATTTGATGGACCGGGTCGGACGGGTCCGAGTGCTCGTGATCACAATATGGTTGATGGCTGCTGGTACGGCATCTATCGGGTTGCTCCCAACATACGACACGATCGGAATTGCAGCGCCGATTTTGCTCGTAGCTGCGAGGTTCGCGCAAGGGCTGGCGATGGGCGGTGAATTTACCGGAAGCATGATTTACATCGTGGAATCGGCGCCTCAAGGGCGTAGAGGCCAATGGGTGGGCATTGCGTTCACCTTCGCGACGCTCCCCTTGGCCATTGCGACAGCGATCCTTCTCGGATTTCAAAGCTTGATCGGCAAAGCGGACTATCTCGAGTGGGGTTGGAGAATCCCGTTCCTCTTCGGCGGGCTGATCGGTATATTCGGATTTGTGATGCGTAAAGGTTTGGACGATCCTGCTGAATACGAGTTGGCGCGCAAGAGTGCAGTGTTTGAAGACAAGTATCGAGGCTTGACGCGGTCAGCAAGAAAGTCGATGCTTTATGTTGCGATGCTCATGCCTATCCAGGCTGTGGCTGCGTACCTTCTCCTCGGCTTCATGTACACCTTCCTCATGAGGCAGGTTGGACTAGACTCAAAAACTGCGCTACTTGCAAATGGCGCCGGCATATTGACGTACTCCTTGCTTGGCGCTGCTGCGGGAACACTTAGCGATCGTTTCGGACGTAAAAGGTTGCTGACAGCTGGCGCTCTGTGGATAGCATTGGTCGCTTACCCGTCCGTCTGGTTGGCCGCCAATGGTTCTCTACCTTGGGTGGTGCTCGGCCAGATCGCAATTGGAATCGGTATCGGTCTGTATGGAGCCACGTGCACCGTCACAAGTACAGAGTTGTTCCCGACGCAGTCTCGCGCGACAGCGCACGCGCTTGCATACCAGATTACGGTTGCGATCCTTGGCGGCACCACTCCGCTAATGTGTGCCTGGCTGATTAGCGCGTTAAATACACCGCTCGCGCCAGGATGGTACGTCACTGGATTTGCGGTAGTAAATCTGTTGCTGATTCAGTTCCTGCCCGAGACAAAGGACGTCTTGCTTAGCCGATCGGTCTGCGACGATGGGCACGAGTCAGGGTTGCACGGCATTCCGGAACGACGCACCCCCGGCACTCTTCGAACCTAA
- a CDS encoding cupin domain-containing protein, with amino-acid sequence MTATTHFSHVHPGDTAFKSGGLRDFFVYRDLGIATATEGKVVAHLVRANAEPEAGTGWHVHNAEFHIVYMLKGWAKFMYEGQETLVSAGDCVHQRPGIRHFLFDYSPDMEYLEVVGPADFSSVGVEGPCSVPAPSGWSTD; translated from the coding sequence ATGACTGCGACAACTCACTTCTCTCACGTGCACCCCGGCGACACGGCGTTCAAAAGCGGCGGCCTGCGGGACTTTTTCGTTTATCGTGACCTTGGAATCGCCACGGCTACGGAAGGAAAAGTTGTAGCACATCTCGTCCGCGCGAACGCCGAACCCGAAGCGGGAACCGGATGGCACGTTCACAATGCCGAGTTTCACATCGTGTACATGCTCAAGGGCTGGGCGAAATTCATGTACGAGGGGCAAGAGACTTTAGTGTCCGCGGGTGATTGCGTACATCAACGTCCGGGAATCCGACACTTTCTATTCGACTATTCGCCGGACATGGAATATCTCGAGGTAGTTGGCCCAGCCGACTTCTCCAGCGTCGGCGTGGAAGGACCGTGTTCAGTGCCGGCGCCGAGCGGGTGGAGTACGGACTGA